One Mycolicibacterium goodii genomic region harbors:
- a CDS encoding DEAD/DEAH box helicase, protein MSDTSPLLADTADLSGLRAIGADPDGLFASFAAWAEANGTVLYPAQEEALIELVSGANVILATPTGSGKSLVATGALYAALAADRRSYYTAPIKALVSEKFFALCDVFGAVNVGMLTGDAAVNSDAPIIVCTAEVLANIALREGGDGPLGTQPCLVIMDEFHFYGDPDRGWAWQVPLLELPAAQFLLMSATLGDVTFLRADLTRRTGRETALVANAARPVPLFYSYATTPMHETITELLDTRQAPIYVVHFTQAAALERAQALMSINVATKDEKAALRDMIGAFRFSTSFGSTLSRLVRHGIGVHHAGMLPKYRRLVEQLAQAGLLKVICGTDTLGVGINVPIRTVVFSALSKYDGTRTRLLNAREFHQIAGRAGRAGFDTAGTVVVQAPEHEVENLKQFAKVADDPKKRRKLVRRKAPAGMVPWSETTMTRLVEAPPEPLSSNMRVTTSMILDVVDRPGDPFVAMRRLLTDNHEPRKRQLQLIREAVGIARSLLQAGVLERLDAPDADGRRYRLTVDLPPDFALNQPLSTFALAAVDVLDPSSDTYALDVVSVIEATLEDPRQILAAQLNKARGEAVAQMKADGIEYDERIELLDDITYPKPLEEMLDHTYQVYLQTNPWAADARLSPKSVVREMWERGMTFREYISAYGLTRAEGAVLRYLSDAFKALRSGVPAAARTEELTDIVEWLGELVRQVDSSLLDEWEQLTSPDQPLDTPVTVPTRPRPLTGNERAFTAMVRNALFRRVELFARERWHELGALDDEWNAERWREVGDAYFAEHDDVGIGPDARGPALLIIDRKPDVWRVRQILDDPAGDHDWGFDVEVDLAASDEEGTAVLRMVDAGRMD, encoded by the coding sequence ATGAGCGACACTTCCCCGCTACTGGCCGATACGGCCGATCTGTCCGGCCTGCGCGCGATCGGTGCCGATCCCGACGGGCTGTTCGCGTCGTTCGCCGCGTGGGCCGAGGCGAACGGCACCGTGCTGTACCCGGCGCAGGAGGAGGCGCTGATCGAACTGGTCAGCGGCGCGAACGTGATCCTCGCGACGCCGACCGGGTCCGGGAAGTCCCTCGTGGCGACCGGGGCGCTGTACGCCGCGCTCGCGGCAGACAGGCGCAGCTACTACACCGCCCCCATCAAGGCGCTGGTCAGCGAGAAGTTCTTCGCGCTGTGCGACGTTTTCGGCGCGGTCAACGTCGGCATGCTCACCGGTGACGCCGCGGTCAACTCCGACGCGCCGATCATCGTGTGCACCGCCGAGGTGCTGGCCAACATCGCGCTGCGAGAGGGCGGCGACGGGCCGCTCGGCACGCAACCGTGTCTGGTCATCATGGACGAGTTCCACTTCTACGGCGACCCCGACCGCGGCTGGGCGTGGCAGGTGCCGCTTCTGGAGCTGCCGGCCGCGCAATTCCTGTTGATGTCGGCGACGCTCGGCGACGTCACGTTCCTGCGGGCGGATCTCACGCGCCGCACGGGGCGGGAGACCGCGCTGGTGGCCAACGCCGCACGGCCCGTGCCGCTGTTCTACAGCTACGCGACCACGCCGATGCACGAGACGATCACCGAACTCCTCGACACCAGGCAGGCGCCGATCTACGTCGTGCACTTCACGCAGGCCGCGGCGCTGGAACGCGCACAGGCGCTGATGAGCATCAACGTCGCGACCAAGGACGAGAAGGCCGCATTGCGGGACATGATCGGCGCGTTCCGGTTCTCGACCTCGTTCGGGTCGACGCTGTCGCGGTTGGTGCGGCACGGCATCGGCGTGCACCACGCCGGCATGCTGCCCAAGTACCGCAGGCTCGTCGAACAGCTCGCACAGGCCGGCCTGCTGAAGGTCATCTGCGGCACCGACACGCTCGGCGTCGGCATCAACGTCCCCATCCGCACCGTGGTGTTCTCGGCGCTGTCCAAATACGACGGCACGCGCACGCGCCTGCTCAACGCACGCGAGTTCCACCAGATCGCCGGCCGGGCCGGACGCGCCGGATTCGACACCGCGGGCACGGTCGTCGTGCAGGCGCCCGAGCATGAGGTGGAGAACCTCAAACAGTTCGCGAAGGTCGCCGACGATCCCAAGAAGCGCCGAAAGCTGGTGCGCCGCAAGGCTCCAGCCGGGATGGTGCCCTGGAGTGAGACGACCATGACCCGGTTGGTGGAGGCTCCCCCGGAGCCGCTGAGCAGCAACATGCGCGTGACGACGTCGATGATCCTCGACGTCGTCGACCGGCCCGGTGATCCGTTCGTGGCGATGCGCAGGCTGCTCACCGACAACCACGAGCCCCGCAAACGGCAACTGCAGCTCATCCGCGAGGCGGTGGGCATCGCCCGGTCGTTGCTGCAGGCCGGGGTGCTCGAACGGCTCGACGCGCCGGACGCCGACGGCAGACGGTACCGGCTGACGGTCGACCTGCCACCGGATTTCGCGCTCAACCAACCGTTGTCGACGTTCGCCCTCGCCGCGGTCGACGTCCTCGACCCGTCCTCGGACACCTATGCACTGGATGTGGTGTCGGTGATCGAGGCGACGTTGGAGGATCCGCGGCAGATCCTGGCGGCCCAGCTGAACAAGGCAAGGGGCGAGGCCGTGGCCCAGATGAAGGCCGACGGTATCGAGTACGACGAGCGCATCGAACTGCTCGACGACATCACCTACCCCAAGCCGCTCGAGGAGATGCTGGACCACACCTACCAGGTGTATCTGCAGACCAATCCATGGGCGGCCGACGCACGCCTGTCGCCCAAGTCGGTGGTTCGCGAGATGTGGGAGCGGGGCATGACGTTCCGTGAGTACATCAGCGCCTACGGCCTGACCCGCGCCGAGGGCGCAGTGCTGCGGTATCTGTCCGACGCCTTCAAGGCGTTGCGGTCGGGGGTGCCTGCCGCGGCCCGCACCGAGGAACTCACCGACATCGTCGAGTGGCTCGGCGAGTTGGTGCGCCAGGTCGATTCGAGTCTGCTCGACGAGTGGGAACAGCTCACGAGCCCGGATCAGCCGCTCGACACGCCGGTGACGGTCCCGACCCGCCCGCGACCGCTGACCGGCAACGAGCGCGCGTTCACGGCGATGGTCCGCAACGCGTTGTTCCGCCGCGTCGAGCTGTTCGCGCGGGAACGCTGGCACGAACTGGGCGCGCTCGACGACGAGTGGAACGCCGAGCGGTGGCGCGAGGTAGGGGACGCGTACTTCGCCGAGCACGACGACGTGGGCATCGGACCGGACGCGCGCGGGCCTGCGCTCCTGATCATCGACCGCAAACCGGACGTGTGGCGCGTACGCCAGATCCTCGACGACCCGGCCGGTGACCACGACTGGGGATTCGACGTCGAAGTGGACCTCGCGGCCTCCGACGAGGAAGGCACGGCCGTACTGCGGATGGTCGACGCCGGCCGGATGGACTGA
- a CDS encoding nuclear transport factor 2 family protein: MSDQVLTTLLDLERAGWDSLCDGTAAGFYGDVMLPDGVMVVANGMVLGRDDVVAALAQSPPWQTYSIDDIRLVTLDDENAALVYIGTARREGAEPFTAAMTSVYHRVDGSWKLACYQQTPLG; the protein is encoded by the coding sequence ATGTCCGATCAGGTTCTCACCACTCTGCTCGACCTCGAACGAGCCGGCTGGGATTCGCTGTGCGACGGCACCGCCGCGGGCTTCTACGGCGACGTGATGCTGCCCGACGGCGTCATGGTGGTCGCCAACGGCATGGTGCTGGGGCGCGACGACGTGGTCGCGGCGCTCGCCCAGTCGCCGCCATGGCAGACCTACAGCATCGACGACATCCGGTTGGTCACGCTGGATGACGAGAACGCGGCCCTCGTCTACATCGGCACCGCGCGCCGCGAGGGCGCCGAACCCTTCACCGCCGCCATGACCAGCGTCTATCACCGCGTCGACGGCAGCTGGAAGCTCGCCTGCTACCAGCAGACCCCGCTGGGATGA
- a CDS encoding zinc-dependent alcohol dehydrogenase: protein MKAVTWHGRRDVRVDNVPDPKIEQPTDAIIEVTSTNICGSDLHLYEVLGAFMKEGDILGHEPMGIVREVGAAVNGLSVGDRVVIPFQISCGHCFMCDQQLYTQCETTQVRDQGMGAALFGYSELYGSVPGGQAQYLRVPQAQFTHIKVPEGPPDSRYVYLSDVLPTAWQSVAYADIPAGGTVTVLGLGPIGDMAARIAHHLGFEVFAVDRVPERLRRAADRGIRAIDLGAIDEPLGDVIRSLTHGRGTDSVIDAVGMEAHGSPVAKIMQTAAAALPDAVAKPMMENAGVDRLDALYSAIDIVRRGGTISLIGVYGGTADPIPMLTLFDKQIQLRMGQANVKKWVDDIMPLLGDDDPLGVDDFATHVLPIDEAPHAYDIFQKKQDGAVKIILKP from the coding sequence GTGAAAGCGGTCACCTGGCACGGCAGGCGCGATGTGCGTGTGGACAACGTGCCCGACCCCAAGATAGAGCAACCCACCGACGCCATCATCGAGGTGACCTCGACCAACATCTGTGGATCCGACCTGCATCTGTACGAGGTGCTCGGTGCCTTCATGAAGGAAGGCGACATCCTCGGCCACGAGCCGATGGGCATCGTGCGCGAGGTCGGTGCCGCGGTGAACGGTCTGTCGGTCGGCGACCGGGTCGTCATACCGTTCCAGATCTCATGCGGGCACTGCTTCATGTGCGATCAGCAGCTGTACACGCAGTGCGAGACCACGCAGGTACGCGACCAGGGCATGGGAGCCGCGCTGTTCGGCTACTCCGAGTTGTACGGCAGCGTCCCGGGCGGGCAGGCCCAGTACCTGCGCGTGCCGCAGGCCCAGTTCACCCACATCAAGGTGCCCGAGGGGCCGCCCGACTCGCGCTACGTGTACCTGTCCGACGTGCTGCCGACCGCCTGGCAGTCCGTCGCCTACGCCGACATTCCCGCCGGCGGCACGGTGACCGTGCTGGGTCTCGGTCCGATCGGTGACATGGCCGCGCGGATCGCCCACCATCTGGGCTTCGAGGTCTTCGCGGTCGACCGGGTTCCCGAGCGCCTGCGCCGCGCCGCGGACCGCGGGATCCGCGCGATCGATCTGGGTGCGATCGACGAGCCGCTCGGCGACGTCATCCGGTCACTCACCCACGGTCGGGGCACCGACTCGGTGATCGACGCGGTCGGTATGGAGGCGCACGGCTCACCTGTTGCGAAGATCATGCAGACCGCGGCCGCTGCGCTGCCCGACGCGGTCGCCAAACCGATGATGGAGAACGCAGGCGTGGACCGGCTCGACGCACTGTACTCAGCGATCGACATCGTGCGCCGCGGCGGGACGATCTCGCTGATCGGCGTGTACGGCGGCACCGCCGACCCGATCCCGATGCTGACGTTGTTCGACAAGCAGATCCAGCTTCGGATGGGCCAGGCCAACGTCAAGAAGTGGGTGGACGACATCATGCCGCTGCTCGGCGACGACGACCCACTGGGCGTCGACGACTTCGCCACCCACGTGCTGCCCATCGACGAGGCGCCCCACGCCTACGACATCTTCCAGAAGAAGCAGGACGGCGCCGTCAAGATCATCCTGAAGCCATGA
- a CDS encoding DsbA family oxidoreductase, whose protein sequence is MSVQVEPGTVVLFSDVVCGWATVALHRFYQARERAGLTDAVHVDHQLYLLEDVNRFPIPKRFLDSEIPVVGALAPDFGWVPWQGDASTWPITALLANEAVHAAKRQSPRAAEQLDMAIRHAFFTDSRPISLLHEIIDIAGACPAVDPDALRRDLDEGTARAEMMRTYRAHADDVQGSPHFFLADGSDVHNPGIELHWEGEPGSGFPVVDTDDPSVIDELVRRAAN, encoded by the coding sequence ATGAGCGTGCAGGTGGAGCCGGGAACCGTCGTACTTTTCAGCGACGTGGTGTGCGGCTGGGCGACCGTGGCACTGCACCGGTTCTATCAGGCACGCGAGCGTGCCGGGCTGACCGATGCGGTGCACGTCGACCATCAGCTGTACCTGCTCGAGGACGTCAACCGGTTCCCGATCCCGAAACGCTTCCTGGACAGCGAGATTCCCGTGGTCGGCGCCTTGGCGCCGGACTTCGGCTGGGTGCCATGGCAAGGCGATGCCTCCACATGGCCGATCACCGCGTTGCTCGCCAACGAGGCGGTGCACGCGGCCAAGCGACAGTCCCCGCGGGCCGCCGAACAACTCGACATGGCGATACGTCACGCGTTCTTCACCGACAGCAGACCGATATCGCTGCTGCACGAGATCATCGACATCGCAGGCGCATGCCCGGCCGTCGACCCCGACGCGTTGCGTCGCGACCTCGACGAGGGCACCGCGCGAGCGGAGATGATGCGCACATACCGCGCACATGCCGACGACGTCCAGGGCAGCCCGCACTTCTTCCTCGCCGACGGATCCGACGTCCACAACCCGGGCATCGAGCTGCACTGGGAGGGCGAACCCGGATCCGGCTTCCCCGTGGTCGACACCGACGACCCGTCGGTGATCGACGAGTTGGTTCGGCGCGCTGCGAACTAA
- a CDS encoding metallophosphoesterase, whose protein sequence is MFIFVLIAVLALMHFYVWTRLAKNTTTRGRSRRVATALFLIPTAALFVGLIVPRVLDAQEPAWLAWPAFVWLAVVFYLVLALLVLEPVRLVLRRATKRRMKSGDAPAETAEPGSADVNRRMFLARGGAVAAGVASVALVGTGASIALGPPKLLQVPVRLGRIDPAFNGFRIAVVSDVHLGPMLGRSHTERIVRMINEAEPDLVAIVGDLVDGTVNELGAAVEPLQDLVAREGSFFVTGNHEYFTDDTGEWLNELERLGVAPLRNENTPIRRGGATFALLGVNDVVGERRSEPPDFDQAVAGVADHQAKILLAHQPVLVSEAADRGIDLQLSGHTHGGQMWPFHHIVSAVQPSIAGLSSVGDTQLYVTRGAGFWGPPVRIGAPPDISVLTLHADQ, encoded by the coding sequence ATGTTCATCTTTGTGCTGATCGCGGTACTGGCGTTGATGCACTTCTATGTGTGGACGCGGTTGGCGAAGAACACCACGACGCGGGGCCGGTCGCGACGGGTGGCGACCGCGCTGTTCCTCATCCCGACGGCCGCGCTGTTCGTCGGGCTGATCGTGCCGAGGGTGCTCGACGCGCAAGAACCGGCATGGCTGGCATGGCCGGCGTTCGTGTGGCTTGCCGTGGTTTTCTATCTCGTCTTGGCGCTACTGGTGCTCGAGCCGGTGCGGTTGGTGCTGCGGCGCGCGACGAAGCGCCGCATGAAAAGTGGTGACGCCCCCGCCGAGACCGCCGAGCCCGGGTCCGCGGACGTCAACCGGCGGATGTTCCTCGCCCGCGGCGGCGCGGTGGCCGCCGGTGTCGCGTCGGTGGCACTGGTGGGCACCGGTGCGTCGATCGCACTCGGCCCGCCGAAGCTGCTGCAGGTCCCCGTGCGCTTGGGGCGAATCGACCCGGCATTCAACGGTTTCCGCATCGCGGTGGTATCCGATGTGCATCTGGGCCCCATGCTCGGCCGTTCGCACACCGAGCGGATCGTGCGGATGATCAACGAGGCCGAGCCCGATCTCGTGGCGATCGTCGGCGATCTCGTCGACGGCACGGTGAACGAACTGGGTGCCGCGGTGGAGCCGTTACAGGACTTGGTCGCCCGCGAGGGCAGCTTCTTCGTCACCGGCAATCACGAGTACTTCACCGACGACACCGGCGAGTGGCTGAACGAACTCGAGCGGCTCGGCGTGGCGCCGCTGCGCAACGAGAACACCCCGATCCGACGGGGCGGCGCGACGTTCGCCCTCCTCGGTGTCAACGATGTCGTCGGCGAACGGCGTTCGGAGCCACCGGACTTCGACCAGGCCGTGGCCGGTGTGGCCGACCACCAGGCGAAGATCCTGCTCGCGCATCAGCCGGTGCTGGTGTCCGAGGCCGCCGACCGGGGGATCGACCTGCAGCTCTCGGGACACACGCACGGAGGCCAGATGTGGCCGTTCCATCACATCGTGTCCGCCGTACAACCGTCGATCGCCGGGTTGTCGTCGGTGGGCGACACCCAGCTGTACGTGACCCGGGGTGCGGGTTTCTGGGGCCCGCCCGTTCGGATCGGCGCGCCACCGGACATCAGCGTGCTCACCCTCCACGCTGACCAGTGA
- a CDS encoding AAA family ATPase: protein MTAPRLQLDQRDVAEAQQIVGAVTSAFSAKVVGQDHLRESMLVALLSGGHLLLESVPGLAKTTAARVIAESIDGSFHRIQCTPDLLPSDIIGTQVYEAATHSFTTQLGPVHANIVLLDEINRSSAKTQSAMLEAMEERQTTIAGVEYPIPEPFLVIATQNPVDQEGTYPLSEAQTDRFMLKEIVRYPSVADEVEIIARMDAGLYERGRHAAPVVGIDDIRRVQRIVESVHLDRTLVEYAGRLVGVTREPDKYLPANLARLIEYGASPRATIALCRTARALAIVRGRDHVVPDDIARLAHRVLRHRLILGFEAASARITPDVVVDAVLAAVRVP from the coding sequence ATGACAGCACCACGATTGCAGCTCGACCAGCGCGATGTCGCCGAAGCCCAGCAGATCGTTGGTGCGGTGACGTCGGCGTTCTCGGCCAAGGTGGTGGGCCAGGACCACCTGCGTGAATCGATGCTCGTGGCGCTGCTGTCCGGTGGACACCTGCTGCTGGAAAGCGTGCCGGGCCTGGCCAAGACCACCGCGGCGCGGGTGATCGCCGAATCGATCGACGGCAGCTTCCACCGCATCCAGTGCACGCCCGATCTGCTGCCCAGCGACATCATCGGCACCCAGGTGTACGAGGCCGCGACCCATTCGTTCACCACCCAACTGGGGCCCGTGCACGCCAACATCGTGCTGCTCGACGAGATCAACCGCTCGAGCGCGAAGACGCAGAGCGCGATGCTCGAGGCGATGGAGGAACGCCAGACCACGATCGCCGGCGTCGAGTACCCGATCCCGGAGCCGTTCCTCGTCATCGCAACGCAGAACCCGGTGGACCAGGAGGGCACATATCCGCTCTCGGAGGCCCAGACCGACAGGTTCATGCTCAAGGAGATCGTGCGCTACCCCTCGGTGGCCGACGAGGTCGAGATCATCGCGCGTATGGACGCCGGCCTGTACGAACGCGGCAGGCACGCCGCGCCCGTGGTGGGTATCGACGACATCCGGCGTGTGCAGCGCATCGTCGAATCGGTCCATCTCGATCGCACCCTTGTCGAGTACGCCGGCCGGCTCGTCGGCGTGACACGCGAACCCGACAAGTACCTGCCCGCCAACCTTGCCCGTCTCATCGAGTACGGCGCGAGTCCCCGCGCCACAATCGCGTTGTGCCGGACCGCGCGGGCACTCGCGATCGTGCGCGGACGCGACCACGTCGTCCCCGACGACATCGCCAGGCTCGCCCACCGGGTGCTGCGACACCGCCTGATTCTCGGATTCGAGGCCGCCAGCGCCAGGATCACCCCGGACGTGGTGGTCGATGCCGTGCTCGCCGCGGTCCGAGTGCCGTGA
- a CDS encoding DUF58 domain-containing protein, translating into MGRHLDAAKAHFGRDASGLLEGGRYSLVHTRSLEFDELRPYVPGDDVRDIDWKATARSGHTLIKRFVSEKHHKILVVADGGRNMSAMAPSTELKRDVALNLIGAIGLITLPRSDEIGMVVGDRRGCVDIRLRRGETHIESMLHRFHHHAITEPGPSDIAVQLEWVARHHRHRLLVFVVADEPEVTDRLDAVLRSLTARHDVLWPMIADMPALGTGEQRGYEVTDGRLIADGLGPGVLSAYRHAEEQRRQRLSEFLTGQRIPHTRVGGSARIRTALTAMTGVYARAG; encoded by the coding sequence GTGGGCAGACATCTCGACGCCGCGAAGGCGCATTTCGGTCGCGACGCCAGTGGACTCCTCGAAGGCGGCCGTTACTCGCTGGTCCACACCCGCAGTCTCGAATTCGACGAACTGCGGCCCTATGTACCCGGCGACGACGTCCGCGACATCGACTGGAAGGCCACGGCCAGGTCCGGGCACACCCTGATCAAGCGCTTCGTCTCGGAGAAGCACCACAAAATCCTCGTGGTGGCCGACGGCGGTCGCAACATGTCGGCGATGGCGCCGTCGACCGAACTGAAAAGGGATGTGGCACTGAACCTCATCGGGGCGATCGGCCTCATCACGTTGCCGCGTTCCGACGAGATCGGCATGGTGGTGGGCGATCGCCGCGGCTGTGTGGACATCCGGCTGCGGCGCGGCGAAACCCACATCGAGAGCATGCTGCACCGGTTCCACCACCACGCGATCACCGAACCGGGGCCCAGTGACATTGCGGTACAACTCGAATGGGTCGCGCGTCACCACCGGCACCGGCTTCTGGTGTTCGTGGTGGCCGACGAGCCCGAGGTCACCGATCGCCTCGATGCGGTGTTGCGGTCTTTGACCGCCCGCCACGATGTGCTGTGGCCCATGATCGCCGATATGCCCGCACTCGGCACCGGGGAACAACGCGGCTACGAGGTCACCGACGGCCGGCTCATCGCCGACGGTCTCGGGCCGGGCGTCCTGAGCGCGTATCGACACGCCGAGGAGCAACGGCGACAACGTCTTTCGGAGTTTCTCACCGGTCAGCGCATACCGCACACCAGGGTCGGCGGAAGTGCGCGCATCCGAACGGCTCTCACCGCGATGACCGGGGTGTACGCGCGTGCCGGATGA
- a CDS encoding TetR/AcrR family transcriptional regulator — protein sequence MAGADGLTGREAKRLQTRERLLGAAIAEFKRAGMADADVGAIVAAAGVAHGTFFFHFPTKEHVLLELEQREEERIAKQFAQFLKKPHDLESALRESMRLVIGLERRLGDLLFKDFLALHFSQTRPRVDEDMEHPVIAKVADEITAAQQRGDVAADVNPVNSAVFFLLGFYALLVTTNDWPTRDELLDDYVRRTLRSMQP from the coding sequence ATGGCAGGGGCAGACGGGCTGACGGGCCGCGAGGCCAAGCGCCTGCAGACTCGTGAGCGATTGCTGGGCGCGGCGATCGCCGAGTTCAAACGTGCGGGCATGGCCGATGCCGACGTGGGCGCGATCGTCGCCGCGGCCGGGGTGGCACACGGCACCTTCTTCTTTCACTTCCCCACCAAGGAACACGTGCTGCTGGAATTGGAGCAGCGCGAGGAAGAGCGCATCGCCAAGCAGTTCGCCCAGTTCCTCAAGAAGCCGCACGATCTGGAGTCTGCGCTGCGCGAATCCATGCGGCTCGTCATCGGCCTCGAGCGCCGCCTCGGTGACCTGCTGTTCAAAGACTTTCTGGCGCTGCACTTCTCGCAGACCCGACCTCGTGTCGACGAAGACATGGAGCACCCCGTGATCGCCAAGGTGGCCGACGAGATCACCGCGGCCCAGCAGCGTGGTGACGTCGCTGCCGACGTGAACCCGGTGAACAGCGCGGTGTTCTTTCTGCTGGGTTTCTACGCCCTGCTGGTCACCACCAACGACTGGCCCACGCGCGACGAACTGCTCGACGACTATGTGCGTCGCACCCTGCGCAGCATGCAGCCCTAG
- a CDS encoding PadR family transcriptional regulator: MALRDAVLAALLEGESSGYDLAKSFDASVANFWTATPQQLYRELERLAADGLIEARVVQQERRPNKRMYSLTDAGRAALREFTAKAPRPSTIRDELLIKVNAADAGDMAAVAESVAGQLRWATAKLARYERMRIRLLAGRSEDEYVAGTDRIGPYLTLLRGISFEQENVRWAEHALQMLRRRTDVG, encoded by the coding sequence GTGGCGCTACGCGACGCGGTGCTGGCCGCACTCCTGGAGGGCGAGTCCTCCGGCTACGACCTGGCGAAGAGCTTCGATGCGTCGGTGGCCAACTTCTGGACGGCCACACCGCAACAGCTCTACCGCGAACTCGAGCGGCTCGCCGCCGACGGCCTGATCGAGGCCCGCGTGGTGCAACAGGAGCGCCGCCCCAACAAGCGCATGTACTCGCTCACCGACGCCGGACGCGCGGCGCTGCGCGAGTTCACCGCCAAGGCGCCCCGACCCTCGACCATCCGCGACGAACTGCTCATCAAGGTCAACGCCGCCGACGCCGGTGACATGGCGGCGGTCGCCGAATCGGTCGCCGGGCAACTGCGCTGGGCCACCGCGAAACTCGCGCGGTACGAGCGCATGCGGATCCGCCTGCTGGCCGGCCGCAGCGAGGACGAGTACGTCGCCGGCACCGACCGCATCGGCCCGTATCTGACGCTCCTGCGCGGCATCTCGTTCGAGCAGGAGAACGTGCGATGGGCCGAGCATGCGCTGCAGATGCTCCGGCGCCGCACCGATGTGGGCTAG
- a CDS encoding nuclear transport factor 2 family protein has protein sequence MHPFRQAVEARDETAMIALLADDVVFTSPVAYKPYPGKAITAAILRGVMRVFEDFRYVREIGDPDGRDHALIFEAKVDGKTVNGCDFIRTNESGLIDDFMVMVRPLSGAQALAAAMGAQFDRIQHEALGEA, from the coding sequence ATGCACCCGTTCCGTCAAGCCGTCGAGGCCCGAGATGAGACCGCGATGATCGCGCTACTGGCCGACGACGTGGTGTTCACAAGTCCCGTCGCGTACAAGCCCTACCCGGGCAAGGCCATCACGGCCGCGATCCTGCGCGGCGTGATGCGCGTGTTCGAGGACTTCCGGTACGTGCGCGAGATCGGCGATCCCGATGGCCGCGACCACGCGTTGATCTTCGAGGCCAAGGTCGACGGCAAGACCGTCAACGGCTGCGACTTCATCCGCACGAACGAGTCCGGTCTCATCGACGACTTCATGGTCATGGTGCGTCCGCTGTCCGGTGCCCAGGCGCTCGCCGCGGCGATGGGCGCGCAGTTCGACCGGATCCAGCACGAAGCCCTCGGGGAGGCATGA
- a CDS encoding LLM class F420-dependent oxidoreductase encodes MKIGLSINYAGGFKDVAAEVADLERAGLDIVFVPEAYSFDAVSGLGYLAARTERVQLASGILQLYTRTPTLTAMTAAGLDYVSDGRFILGLGASGPQVIEGFHGVRYDAPIARTREVVEICRQVWRRERLQYDGKHYTVPLPADRGTGLGKALKLINQPVRERIPVLLAALGPKNVELAAEIAEGWQPIFFLPEKAAEVWGGALEAGKAKRDPALGELDVYAGPVLAIGDNVEPLREFVKPHLALYIGGMGAKGKNFYHSLATSYGYGAEADRIQELYLAGEKEAAAKAVPDDLVRDVNLIGSAAFVKERIAAYREAGVTTLNVVPIGETAADRVRLIEQLRNLV; translated from the coding sequence ATGAAAATCGGCCTGTCCATCAACTACGCCGGTGGATTCAAGGACGTTGCCGCAGAGGTCGCCGACCTCGAGCGTGCCGGTCTCGACATCGTCTTCGTACCCGAGGCGTACTCGTTCGACGCCGTGAGCGGACTCGGATATCTCGCGGCCCGCACCGAACGTGTGCAGCTGGCGTCGGGCATCCTCCAGCTCTACACGCGCACACCGACTTTGACCGCGATGACCGCGGCAGGGCTCGACTACGTCTCCGATGGCCGCTTCATCCTCGGGCTCGGCGCGTCGGGGCCGCAGGTGATCGAGGGATTTCACGGTGTGCGTTACGACGCTCCGATCGCACGGACGCGTGAGGTCGTGGAGATCTGCCGGCAGGTGTGGCGGCGTGAGCGCCTGCAGTACGACGGGAAGCACTACACCGTGCCTCTGCCCGCCGATCGGGGCACGGGCCTGGGTAAGGCGCTCAAACTCATCAATCAGCCGGTCCGAGAACGTATCCCGGTGCTGCTGGCCGCACTGGGCCCCAAGAACGTCGAACTGGCCGCCGAGATCGCCGAAGGCTGGCAGCCCATCTTCTTCCTGCCCGAGAAGGCCGCCGAGGTCTGGGGTGGCGCACTGGAAGCCGGCAAGGCCAAACGTGATCCGGCCCTCGGCGAGCTCGACGTCTACGCCGGGCCGGTTCTGGCCATCGGCGACAACGTCGAACCGTTGCGGGAGTTCGTCAAACCGCACCTCGCGCTGTACATCGGCGGTATGGGCGCCAAGGGCAAGAACTTCTACCACTCCCTGGCCACGAGTTACGGATACGGGGCCGAGGCCGACCGCATCCAGGAGTTGTACCTGGCGGGTGAGAAAGAGGCGGCCGCCAAGGCCGTGCCCGACGATCTGGTCCGCGATGTGAACCTCATCGGCAGCGCGGCATTCGTCAAAGAGCGGATCGCGGCCTACCGGGAGGCCGGTGTCACCACTCTCAACGTCGTGCCGATCGGGGAGACCGCCGCCGACCGGGTGCGACTGATCGAGCAACTGCGCAACCTCGTCTAG